One genomic window of Cupriavidus oxalaticus includes the following:
- a CDS encoding FadR/GntR family transcriptional regulator → MFQKVPARALTDNVAEQLLDKIQSGAFARGDKLPTEAVLSEEFGVSRTVVREAISRLKYEGVVESRQGSGVFVTLQAGIRPLRIDYTDTGTLESVLQIVELRRAIEAEVAAQAARRRTDASMAAIDAALARIDEEVGQGGDGVAADVAFHRAIAGATGNPYFLKTLEFLSQYLEAATRVTRTNEARRADFSRQVREEHQAIVAAIRAGDPLAARNAAQNHMYNAARRLAQLGADENGAGDDEAAATRGASN, encoded by the coding sequence ATGTTCCAGAAAGTCCCTGCCCGAGCGCTGACCGACAACGTCGCCGAACAGCTGCTGGACAAGATCCAGAGCGGCGCCTTTGCCCGCGGCGACAAGCTGCCCACCGAGGCGGTGCTGTCCGAAGAGTTCGGCGTCAGCCGCACCGTGGTGCGCGAGGCGATTTCCCGGCTGAAGTACGAAGGCGTCGTCGAATCGCGCCAGGGCAGCGGCGTGTTCGTGACGCTGCAGGCCGGCATCCGGCCGCTGCGCATCGACTACACCGACACCGGCACGCTGGAATCGGTGCTGCAGATCGTCGAGCTGCGCCGCGCGATCGAAGCCGAGGTGGCCGCGCAGGCCGCGCGCCGCCGCACCGACGCATCGATGGCCGCCATCGATGCCGCGCTGGCCCGCATCGACGAGGAAGTCGGGCAAGGCGGCGACGGCGTGGCCGCGGACGTGGCCTTCCATCGCGCCATCGCCGGCGCCACCGGCAACCCCTACTTCCTGAAGACACTGGAATTCCTCAGCCAGTACCTCGAAGCGGCCACCCGCGTGACCCGGACCAACGAGGCACGCCGCGCCGACTTCTCGCGCCAGGTGCGCGAGGAACACCAGGCCATCGTCGCGGCGATCCGCGCCGGCGACCCGCTGGCCGCGCGCAATGCCGCGCAGAACCACATGTACAACGCCGCCCGCCGGCTGGCCCAGCTGGGCGCCGACGAGAACGGCGCCGGTGACGATGAAGCCGCCGCCACGCGGGGCGCGTCGAACTGA
- the otnK gene encoding 3-oxo-tetronate kinase, with amino-acid sequence MTALLGCIADDFTGATDLANTLVRNGMRTVQTIGVPESVADTGAADALVVALKSRTIPAAEAVAQSLAALEWLRAQGCRQFVFKYCSTFDSTDAGNIGPVAEALLNALDSDFTIACPAFPENGRTIFRGHLFVGDALLNESGMEHHPLTPMTDASLVRVLQRQSQSKVGLLRYDAVARGAQATADRIASLRHDGVRLAVADAVSDADLLTLGEACAGLPLITGGSGIALGLPGNFRRAGLLPQRGDADAVPAVDGPGVVLAGSASRATNGQVARWLEQGRPALRIDPLALARGEAVADAALDFAASHDEPVLVYATSSPDEVKAVQAELGVERAGHLVEQCLATVAAGLLARGTRRFVVAGGETSGAVVQALNVRALRIGTQIAPGVPATVTLGATPLALALKSGNFGGPDFFDEALRQLGGQ; translated from the coding sequence ATGACCGCGCTCCTTGGCTGTATCGCCGACGACTTTACCGGCGCCACCGACCTCGCCAACACTCTGGTGCGCAATGGCATGCGCACCGTGCAGACCATCGGCGTGCCTGAATCCGTGGCCGATACCGGCGCGGCCGATGCGCTGGTGGTCGCGCTGAAATCGCGCACCATCCCCGCCGCCGAGGCCGTGGCGCAGTCGCTGGCCGCGCTGGAATGGCTGCGCGCGCAGGGCTGCCGCCAGTTCGTGTTCAAGTACTGCTCGACCTTCGATTCGACCGATGCCGGCAATATCGGCCCGGTCGCCGAAGCGCTGCTGAACGCGCTGGACAGCGATTTCACCATCGCCTGCCCCGCCTTCCCCGAGAACGGCCGCACCATCTTCCGCGGCCACCTGTTCGTGGGCGATGCGCTGCTCAACGAATCGGGCATGGAGCACCACCCGCTGACGCCGATGACCGATGCCAGCCTGGTGCGCGTGCTGCAGCGCCAAAGCCAGAGCAAGGTCGGCCTGCTGCGCTATGACGCGGTCGCGCGCGGCGCGCAGGCCACGGCCGACCGCATCGCGTCGCTGCGCCACGACGGCGTGCGGCTGGCGGTCGCCGATGCGGTGTCTGACGCCGACCTGCTCACGCTGGGCGAAGCCTGCGCCGGCCTGCCGCTGATCACCGGCGGCTCCGGCATCGCGCTGGGCCTGCCCGGGAATTTCCGCCGCGCCGGCCTGCTGCCGCAGCGTGGCGATGCCGACGCGGTCCCGGCCGTCGACGGCCCGGGCGTGGTGCTGGCCGGCAGCGCCTCGCGCGCGACCAACGGGCAAGTGGCCCGCTGGCTGGAGCAAGGTCGCCCGGCGCTGCGCATCGACCCGCTCGCGCTGGCGCGCGGCGAAGCCGTGGCCGACGCCGCGCTGGACTTCGCCGCCTCGCACGACGAGCCGGTGCTGGTCTACGCCACTTCCAGCCCCGACGAGGTCAAGGCCGTGCAGGCCGAACTGGGCGTCGAGCGCGCCGGCCACCTGGTCGAGCAATGCCTGGCCACCGTCGCGGCCGGCCTGCTCGCACGCGGCACGCGCCGCTTTGTCGTCGCCGGCGGCGAGACCTCCGGCGCCGTGGTGCAGGCGCTGAACGTCCGCGCGCTGCGCATTGGCACGCAGATCGCACCCGGCGTGCCGGCCACGGTCACGCTCGGCGCCACGCCGCTGGCCCTGGCGCTCAAGTCGGGCAATTTCGGCGGCCCGGACTTCTTTGACGAAGCGCTGCGCCAGCTCGGAGGCCAATGA
- a CDS encoding DUF4936 family protein, with protein MSDHLFVYFRVPEAVAAEALPLWHRWMETVAEATGIGGTLMRRPETRAGVQTWMECYADVPPAFDVTLAGLWRQSGLDQWVDGERQAEHFIDLDVL; from the coding sequence ATGAGCGACCACCTGTTCGTCTATTTCCGCGTGCCCGAGGCCGTTGCCGCCGAAGCGCTGCCGCTCTGGCACCGCTGGATGGAGACGGTTGCCGAGGCGACCGGAATTGGTGGTACGCTGATGCGCAGGCCCGAGACCCGAGCCGGCGTGCAGACCTGGATGGAATGCTACGCCGACGTGCCGCCCGCCTTCGATGTCACGCTGGCCGGCCTGTGGCGCCAGAGCGGGCTGGACCAGTGGGTGGACGGCGAGCGGCAGGCCGAACACTTTATCGACCTGGACGTGCTGTAG
- the ltnD gene encoding L-threonate dehydrogenase: MSRNIGVIGLGAMGFGVAQSLLRAGFKVHACDLRPEVLQRFADEGGVPCASPAELGSRCDVVLTLVVNAQQTEAVLFGANGAVAEMQPGKLVIASATVPPGFAETLGQRLAEKGLLMLDAPVSGGAARAASGEMTMMTSGPAEAYALAEDVLAAIAGKVYRLGAAHGAGSKVKIINQLLAGVHIAAAAEAMALGMREGVDPDALYDVITHSAGNSWMFENRVPHILKGDYTPLSAVDIFVKDLGMVLDTARTSKFPLPLSAAAHQMFMMASTAGHGGEDDSAVIKIFPGIELPGTAE; this comes from the coding sequence ATGTCCAGGAATATCGGCGTCATCGGCCTTGGTGCCATGGGCTTTGGTGTCGCGCAGTCGCTGCTGCGTGCCGGTTTCAAGGTGCACGCCTGCGACCTGCGTCCCGAAGTACTGCAGCGCTTTGCCGATGAAGGCGGCGTGCCGTGCGCGTCGCCCGCCGAGCTGGGCAGCCGCTGCGACGTGGTGCTGACGCTGGTCGTCAACGCGCAGCAGACCGAGGCCGTGCTGTTCGGCGCCAACGGCGCCGTGGCCGAGATGCAGCCGGGCAAGCTGGTGATCGCCAGCGCCACGGTGCCGCCGGGCTTTGCCGAGACGCTGGGACAGCGCCTCGCCGAAAAGGGCCTGCTGATGCTTGACGCGCCGGTCTCCGGCGGTGCCGCGCGCGCCGCCAGCGGCGAGATGACCATGATGACCTCGGGCCCCGCCGAAGCCTACGCGCTGGCAGAGGACGTGCTGGCCGCCATCGCCGGCAAGGTATACCGCCTGGGCGCCGCCCACGGCGCGGGCTCCAAGGTCAAGATCATCAACCAGTTGCTGGCCGGCGTGCATATCGCCGCCGCGGCCGAGGCGATGGCGCTTGGCATGCGCGAAGGCGTGGACCCGGACGCGCTCTATGACGTGATCACGCACAGCGCCGGCAATTCGTGGATGTTCGAGAACCGCGTGCCGCATATCCTGAAGGGCGACTACACGCCGCTGTCGGCGGTCGACATCTTCGTCAAGGACCTTGGCATGGTGCTCGACACCGCGCGCACCAGCAAATTCCCGCTGCCGCTGTCGGCCGCCGCGCACCAGATGTTCATGATGGCCTCCACCGCCGGCCACGGCGGCGAAGACGATTCGGCCGTGATCAAGATCTTCCCGGGCATCGAACTGCCGGGCACGGCCGAATAA
- the otnI gene encoding 2-oxo-tetronate isomerase, whose amino-acid sequence MPRFAANLSMMYNEHAFLDRFAAAAADGFQAVEYLFPYEHPAAELRARLDANGLTQALFNAPPGDWAAGERGLASLPGREAEFRDAVGRALEYAGVIGNDRVHVMAGLVPADADRARYRATYLENVAFAAKAAAAQGVTIVLEPINTRDMPGYFLNRQDDAQAICKEVGAANLKVQFDCYHCQIVEGDIAMKLRRDMAGIGHIQIAGVPERHEPDLGELNYPYLFDLIDSLGYKGWIGCEYRPRAGTSEGLGWLKPYLGR is encoded by the coding sequence ATGCCGCGCTTCGCCGCAAATCTCTCGATGATGTACAACGAGCACGCTTTCCTGGATCGCTTCGCCGCTGCGGCGGCGGACGGCTTCCAGGCGGTGGAGTACCTGTTCCCGTACGAGCACCCCGCCGCCGAGCTGCGCGCACGCCTCGACGCGAACGGCCTCACCCAGGCGCTGTTCAACGCCCCGCCGGGTGACTGGGCAGCGGGCGAGCGTGGACTGGCCTCGCTGCCGGGGCGCGAGGCGGAATTCCGCGACGCCGTCGGCCGCGCGCTGGAATACGCCGGCGTGATCGGCAATGACCGCGTGCACGTGATGGCGGGCCTGGTGCCGGCCGATGCCGACCGCGCGCGCTACCGCGCCACCTACCTGGAAAACGTCGCTTTTGCCGCGAAGGCGGCTGCCGCGCAGGGTGTGACCATCGTGCTGGAGCCGATCAACACGCGCGACATGCCGGGCTATTTCCTGAACCGCCAGGACGACGCGCAGGCGATCTGCAAGGAAGTCGGCGCGGCCAACCTGAAGGTGCAGTTCGACTGCTACCACTGCCAGATCGTCGAGGGCGATATCGCGATGAAGCTCAGGCGCGACATGGCCGGCATCGGCCATATCCAGATCGCCGGCGTGCCCGAGCGCCATGAGCCGGACCTGGGCGAGCTGAACTACCCGTACCTGTTCGACCTGATCGACTCGCTCGGCTACAAGGGCTGGATCGGTTGCGAATACCGTCCGCGTGCCGGCACGTCCGAAGGACTGGGCTGGCTCAAGCCCTACCTCGGCCGCTGA
- a CDS encoding YgfZ/GcvT domain-containing protein, whose protein sequence is MPVMNAKAPELAASLESLQASGIVCAPAGLGLIRVAGDDAASFLHTQLTNAVEDLTPGSARLAGYCSPKGRLLATFLMWRDAEGIVLQLSADIQAAVQKRLSMFVLRSKAKLADITPASAIVGVAGAGAADALAAANLPAPEAAFAVAEADGVAVIRLPDAAGQPRWQLLLPAGRAEAVRAALAGKLQDAPPALWDWQEVQSGLPRIVAATQEQFVPQMINFELVGGVNFRKGCYPGQEIVARSQYRGTLKRRMWLVQGDGEVPAPAAEIYRPEDPGQPCGMIVNAAPAPQGGWAGLAELKIDAAGSALRLGSAEGPALATATLPYDVPLGEAAQAAG, encoded by the coding sequence ATGCCAGTGATGAATGCCAAAGCCCCGGAACTCGCCGCCAGCCTCGAATCCTTGCAGGCAAGCGGAATCGTCTGTGCCCCCGCCGGGCTCGGACTGATCCGCGTGGCCGGCGACGATGCCGCCAGCTTCCTGCACACCCAGCTCACCAATGCGGTCGAGGACCTGACGCCGGGCTCCGCGCGCCTGGCCGGCTACTGTTCGCCCAAGGGTCGCCTGCTCGCCACCTTTCTGATGTGGCGCGATGCTGAAGGCATCGTGCTGCAGCTGTCCGCCGATATCCAGGCCGCGGTGCAGAAGCGGCTGTCGATGTTCGTGCTGCGCTCCAAGGCAAAACTGGCCGATATCACGCCCGCCAGCGCCATCGTCGGCGTCGCCGGTGCCGGTGCCGCCGATGCGTTGGCGGCCGCGAACCTGCCGGCGCCGGAAGCGGCCTTTGCCGTTGCCGAGGCCGACGGCGTTGCCGTGATCCGCCTGCCGGACGCCGCCGGGCAGCCGCGCTGGCAACTGTTGCTGCCCGCCGGGCGCGCCGAGGCCGTGCGCGCGGCGCTGGCCGGCAAGCTGCAGGACGCGCCGCCGGCGCTGTGGGACTGGCAGGAAGTGCAGTCCGGCCTGCCCCGCATCGTCGCCGCGACGCAGGAACAGTTCGTGCCGCAGATGATCAATTTCGAGCTGGTCGGCGGCGTGAATTTCCGCAAGGGCTGCTACCCGGGCCAGGAAATCGTCGCGCGCAGCCAGTACCGCGGCACGCTCAAGCGCCGCATGTGGCTGGTGCAGGGCGATGGCGAGGTGCCGGCGCCCGCGGCGGAGATCTACCGGCCGGAAGACCCCGGCCAGCCGTGCGGCATGATCGTCAACGCCGCGCCCGCGCCGCAGGGCGGCTGGGCCGGGCTGGCCGAGCTGAAGATCGACGCCGCCGGCAGCGCGCTGCGGCTGGGCAGCGCCGAAGGCCCTGCGCTGGCGACCGCCACCCTGCCCTACGACGTGCCGCTGGGCGAAGCGGCCCAGGCGGCGGGCTGA
- the mltG gene encoding endolytic transglycosylase MltG: MKRFFLRLGLAFLLLALAAAGGFAWWANHPLALNRSPVEVVIKPNSGVASVGRQIQRGGVGMDPRLFTLLVRLTGHGPDLKAGGYEFETGATPLSVMGKLVRGEVTHYVVTVIEGWEFRKMRAAVDASPALSHDTRDMSDAQLMKAIGAAEASPEGLFFPDTYLFARGSSDIDLYKHAYRAMQRRLNEAWNARAPDLPYKSPYEALVMASIVEKETGQASERPMIAAVFINRLRKNMMLQTDPTVIYGLGQAFDGDLRKRDLQADTPYNTYTRTGLPPTPIALPGLASLAAATAPAPSDALYFVARGDGSSHFSNSLPEHNRAVDKYQRGK; encoded by the coding sequence ATGAAACGTTTTTTCCTTCGCCTGGGCCTGGCGTTCCTGCTACTCGCGCTGGCGGCAGCCGGCGGCTTTGCGTGGTGGGCCAATCACCCGCTGGCGCTGAACCGTTCGCCGGTCGAAGTGGTGATCAAGCCCAATTCGGGCGTAGCCAGCGTCGGCCGCCAGATCCAGCGCGGCGGCGTCGGCATGGACCCGCGGCTGTTCACGCTGCTGGTGCGCCTGACCGGCCACGGGCCCGACCTGAAGGCCGGCGGCTATGAATTCGAGACCGGCGCCACGCCGCTGTCGGTGATGGGCAAGCTGGTGCGCGGCGAAGTCACGCACTACGTGGTTACCGTGATCGAGGGCTGGGAGTTCCGCAAGATGCGCGCGGCGGTCGATGCCAGCCCGGCGCTGAGCCACGATACGCGCGACATGTCCGACGCGCAGCTGATGAAGGCAATCGGCGCCGCCGAGGCCTCGCCCGAGGGGCTGTTCTTCCCGGACACCTACCTGTTCGCGCGCGGCAGCAGCGATATCGACCTGTACAAGCACGCCTATCGCGCCATGCAGCGCCGGCTCAATGAAGCCTGGAACGCACGCGCGCCCGACCTGCCGTACAAGTCCCCGTACGAGGCGCTGGTGATGGCGTCGATCGTGGAGAAGGAGACCGGGCAGGCGTCGGAGCGCCCGATGATCGCCGCGGTGTTCATCAACCGGCTGCGCAAGAACATGATGCTGCAGACCGACCCGACCGTGATCTACGGCCTGGGCCAGGCCTTCGACGGAGACCTGCGCAAGCGCGACCTGCAGGCCGACACCCCGTACAATACGTACACCCGCACCGGCCTGCCGCCCACGCCGATCGCGCTGCCGGGCCTGGCCTCGCTGGCGGCGGCCACCGCACCGGCGCCGTCCGATGCGCTGTACTTCGTCGCCCGCGGCGACGGCAGCAGCCATTTCTCCAACTCGCTACCCGAACACAACCGCGCGGTCGACAAGTACCAGCGCGGCAAATAG
- a CDS encoding aldolase — protein sequence MSTESKLREEICRIGASLYQRGYTVGSAGNISARLDDGWLITPTDACLGMMDPAAVAKVAADGTWVSGDKPSKTLTLHRAIYDNNPGAHAVVHTHSTHLVALTLAGAWQPDDVLPPLTPYYVMKVGHIPLIPYHRPGDPAVAARVATLAAQVRGVLLERLGPVVWESSVSRAAFALEELEETAKLWMMMKDTPGFAARAALPDGALAELRDAFRARW from the coding sequence ATGAGCACCGAAAGCAAGCTGCGCGAAGAGATCTGCCGCATCGGCGCCAGCCTCTACCAGCGCGGCTATACCGTCGGCTCGGCCGGCAACATCAGCGCGCGGCTGGACGATGGCTGGCTGATCACCCCGACCGACGCCTGCCTGGGCATGATGGATCCGGCCGCGGTAGCCAAGGTCGCCGCCGACGGCACCTGGGTGTCGGGCGACAAGCCGTCCAAGACGCTCACGCTGCATCGCGCGATCTACGACAATAACCCCGGGGCGCACGCCGTGGTGCACACGCACTCGACGCACCTCGTGGCCCTGACGCTGGCCGGTGCCTGGCAACCGGACGACGTACTGCCGCCGCTCACGCCGTATTACGTGATGAAGGTCGGCCATATCCCGCTGATTCCCTATCACCGGCCCGGTGATCCCGCGGTCGCCGCGCGCGTGGCCACGCTGGCCGCGCAGGTGCGCGGCGTGCTGCTGGAGCGCCTCGGTCCGGTGGTGTGGGAGTCCAGCGTCTCGCGCGCCGCGTTCGCGCTGGAAGAACTGGAGGAGACCGCCAAGCTATGGATGATGATGAAAGACACGCCGGGCTTCGCCGCCCGCGCGGCGCTGCCTGACGGCGCACTGGCTGAATTGCGTGACGCCTTCCGGGCGCGCTGGTAG
- a CDS encoding NRDE family protein — MCLILVAWQSHPDYALVVAGNRDEFYVRPAAAVHWWQDAPQVLAGRDLAEVIGEPGTWMGVNADGRFAALTNYRAPSEKRTDARSRGELVAGFLRGHDAPFDYLDGLAGEDGCYNGFNLLACDLRELWWYSNRSATRQPQKLRPGLYGLSNALLDTPWPKVRSRVGALAEVLAADSGRADASAEPYLQMLADERQAADFELPSTGVAPEWEKLLSSAFIRSASYGTRASTVLRVRHDGRFDLSERSFDASGRIGEVSYHGKLNLPRDTGIVQAPR; from the coding sequence ATGTGCCTGATCCTGGTTGCCTGGCAATCCCACCCGGACTATGCCCTGGTCGTTGCCGGCAACCGCGATGAATTCTATGTCCGCCCCGCGGCGGCCGTGCACTGGTGGCAGGATGCGCCTCAGGTGCTGGCCGGACGCGACCTGGCGGAAGTGATCGGCGAGCCCGGCACCTGGATGGGCGTCAACGCCGACGGGCGTTTTGCCGCGCTGACCAATTACCGCGCCCCTTCCGAGAAACGCACCGACGCGCGCTCGCGCGGCGAGCTGGTGGCCGGCTTCCTGCGCGGCCATGATGCGCCGTTCGATTATCTCGACGGGCTGGCCGGCGAGGATGGCTGCTACAACGGCTTCAACCTGCTTGCCTGCGACCTGCGCGAACTCTGGTGGTACAGCAACCGCTCGGCCACGCGCCAGCCGCAGAAGCTGCGCCCGGGACTGTACGGGTTGTCCAATGCACTGCTCGACACCCCCTGGCCCAAGGTGCGCAGCCGCGTGGGCGCGCTTGCCGAGGTGCTGGCGGCCGACAGCGGGCGAGCCGATGCCAGCGCCGAGCCCTACCTGCAGATGCTGGCCGACGAGCGCCAGGCGGCGGATTTCGAGCTGCCCTCGACCGGCGTCGCGCCGGAGTGGGAGAAGCTGCTGTCATCGGCATTTATCCGCTCGGCGTCATACGGCACCCGCGCCAGCACGGTGCTGCGCGTGCGGCACGATGGCCGCTTCGACCTGAGCGAACGCAGCTTCGACGCCAGTGGCCGCATCGGCGAGGTGTCCTACCACGGCAAGCTGAACCTGCCGCGCGATACGGGCATCGTGCAGGCGCCGCGGTAA
- a CDS encoding MFS transporter has translation MPSNQPAASVPAFDSLGGNARLDTDTQIEKRAYNKVFWRIMPFLMLCYVVAYLDRVNVGFAKLQMGQDLAFSETVFGLGAGLFFIGYFLFEVPSNLLMHKIGARIWIARIMITWGIISALFLFVKTPTQFYVMRFLLGLAEAGFYPGVILYLTYWYPANRRAKMIALFMSGIPVAGMFGNPLSGWIMDAFNGTHGMSGWQWMFLLEALPALVIGVVTIFVLRDGIDKAPWLSADEKRVLKRNVEEDQKKAGAAAGQAHGHSLGAVFSDRRVWWMCLIYFCFVTGQYALTFWMPTLVKASGVTGNLKIGLLSAIPFICAIIVMNILGHSADARQERRWHLIVPALMGAVGFAIAASFTNNTTVSIAALSLAAAGVLTCAPLFWSLPTAFLSGIAAASGIAVVNSVGNLAGFVSPYMVGALKDLTHSTQLPMYVLSAILVVGAVLVWLTPAKLVNR, from the coding sequence ATGCCATCCAACCAACCGGCGGCCAGCGTGCCAGCCTTCGACAGCCTGGGCGGCAACGCCCGGCTCGACACCGACACCCAGATCGAGAAACGCGCCTACAACAAGGTGTTCTGGCGCATCATGCCGTTCCTGATGCTGTGCTACGTGGTCGCCTACCTCGACCGCGTCAACGTCGGCTTTGCCAAGCTGCAGATGGGCCAGGACCTGGCCTTTTCCGAGACCGTGTTCGGCTTGGGCGCCGGCCTGTTCTTCATCGGCTATTTCCTGTTCGAAGTGCCCAGCAACCTGCTGATGCACAAGATCGGCGCGCGCATCTGGATCGCGCGCATCATGATCACGTGGGGCATCATCTCGGCGCTGTTCCTGTTCGTGAAGACGCCGACACAGTTCTACGTGATGCGCTTCCTGCTCGGCCTGGCCGAGGCGGGCTTCTACCCCGGCGTGATCCTGTACCTGACCTACTGGTACCCGGCCAACCGCCGCGCCAAGATGATCGCGCTGTTCATGTCGGGCATCCCGGTCGCCGGCATGTTCGGCAACCCGCTGTCGGGCTGGATCATGGACGCCTTCAACGGCACGCATGGCATGAGCGGCTGGCAGTGGATGTTCCTGCTGGAAGCCCTGCCCGCGCTGGTCATCGGCGTGGTGACGATCTTCGTGCTGCGCGACGGCATCGACAAGGCACCGTGGCTCAGCGCCGATGAAAAGCGCGTGCTCAAGCGCAATGTCGAGGAAGACCAGAAGAAGGCCGGCGCCGCCGCCGGCCAGGCCCACGGCCATTCGCTGGGCGCCGTGTTCAGCGACCGCCGCGTGTGGTGGATGTGCCTGATCTACTTCTGCTTCGTCACCGGCCAGTATGCGCTGACGTTCTGGATGCCCACGCTGGTCAAGGCCAGCGGCGTCACCGGCAACCTGAAGATCGGCCTGCTGTCGGCGATCCCGTTCATCTGCGCCATCATCGTCATGAACATCCTCGGCCACAGCGCCGATGCGCGCCAGGAACGCCGCTGGCACCTGATCGTGCCGGCGCTGATGGGTGCGGTGGGCTTCGCCATTGCCGCCTCGTTCACCAACAATACGACCGTGTCCATCGCCGCGCTGTCGCTGGCCGCCGCCGGGGTGCTGACCTGCGCGCCGCTGTTCTGGTCGCTGCCCACCGCGTTCCTGTCCGGCATTGCCGCCGCCTCCGGCATCGCCGTGGTGAACTCGGTCGGCAACCTGGCCGGTTTCGTGTCGCCATACATGGTTGGCGCGCTGAAGGACCTGACGCACAGCACGCAGCTGCCGATGTACGTGCTGTCCGCGATCCTGGTGGTGGGCGCCGTGCTGGTGTGGCTGACGCCGGCTAAACTGGTCAACCGCTGA
- a CDS encoding GNAT family N-acetyltransferase, which yields MPVTVLICPWSEARERARAIRYTVFVEEQNVPVELEWDEWDEPSWHALALAGDGTPVATGRLLPDGHIGRMAVLKAARGTGVGAQVLRALMEKAAQLGYPELVLNAQTHAAPFYLRAGFAQSGEEFEEAGIPHIEMRKRLAG from the coding sequence ATGCCAGTCACCGTCCTGATCTGCCCCTGGTCCGAAGCGCGCGAACGTGCCCGCGCCATCCGCTACACCGTGTTTGTCGAAGAGCAAAACGTGCCGGTGGAACTGGAATGGGACGAATGGGACGAGCCCAGCTGGCACGCGCTGGCGCTGGCCGGGGATGGCACCCCGGTGGCCACGGGCCGGCTGCTGCCCGACGGCCATATCGGCCGCATGGCCGTGCTGAAGGCGGCGCGCGGCACCGGCGTCGGCGCGCAGGTGCTGCGGGCGCTGATGGAGAAGGCCGCGCAACTCGGCTACCCGGAACTGGTGCTCAATGCCCAGACCCATGCCGCGCCGTTTTACCTGCGCGCGGGGTTTGCCCAGTCGGGGGAGGAGTTCGAAGAGGCCGGCATCCCGCATATCGAGATGCGCAAGCGGCTGGCGGGCTAA
- the tmk gene encoding dTMP kinase, which yields MRGKFITFEGIDGAGKSTHIDWVAARLRARAGIPAVVTTREPGGTPLGEDLRQLLLHRKMHLETEALLMFAARREHIAEVIDPALARGEWVISDRFTDATFAYQGGGRGLPTQRLEVLEDWVQDGLQPDLTLLFDVPLETASERLAGARAPDKFEAESRAFFQRTRDEYLRRAAAAPGRFRVIDATRSIDAIREELDQIIATL from the coding sequence ATGCGCGGAAAATTCATCACTTTCGAAGGCATCGACGGCGCCGGCAAGAGCACCCATATCGACTGGGTGGCGGCCCGGCTGCGGGCGCGCGCCGGCATTCCCGCCGTGGTCACCACCCGCGAGCCGGGCGGCACGCCGCTGGGCGAAGACCTGCGCCAGCTGCTGCTGCACCGGAAAATGCACCTCGAGACCGAGGCGCTGCTGATGTTCGCGGCGCGCCGCGAGCATATCGCCGAGGTCATCGACCCCGCGCTGGCACGTGGCGAATGGGTGATCTCCGACCGCTTCACGGATGCCACCTTTGCCTACCAGGGCGGGGGCAGGGGCCTGCCGACGCAGCGGCTCGAAGTGCTGGAAGACTGGGTGCAGGACGGCCTGCAGCCGGACCTGACGCTGCTATTCGACGTGCCGCTGGAAACCGCCAGCGAGCGGCTGGCCGGAGCCCGGGCGCCGGACAAGTTCGAGGCGGAATCGCGTGCGTTCTTCCAGCGCACCCGCGACGAATACCTGCGCCGGGCCGCGGCGGCACCGGGGCGCTTCCGCGTGATCGACGCCACGCGCAGCATCGACGCAATTCGAGAAGAACTCGATCAGATTATCGCAACCCTTTGA